GTCGCCTGCGCACCGGGCATCCTCCACGCACGTCTCCCGAGATCGGATCGGCAGCGGCGGTTTCGTGGAAGAAGGAGCCGCGGCCCGCGCACCGGGACACGTCGTCACTGTAGGAGCAGGGCTCCGCACTCCGCCACGGCTTTACCGCGGCCCCTCAGCCCCGCGCGGCCCCTCAGCCCTGCGCCGCCCCTCAGCCCTGTGCGGCCAGCCGCTCCCGGGCCTCCATCAGCGCGAAGCCCAGCAGGTTCAGGCCGCGCCAGCGCGCCGGATCCAGCGCCTTGGGATCGTCGGCCGCCAGCCCGATCCCCCAGATCCGGTCCACCGGGGACGCCTCCACCAGCACCCGCTTGCCGGTGCCGAGGAGGTACGCGCGCAGTTCGGGCGAGGAGGCGAATTTGGCCGTGCTGCCCGCCACCACGATCCCGAAGCGCTCGCGCTCCCACGTGTCCGGGTCGAAGGCGCGCACCAGCCGACCGGCGTTCTTCGCCTGCGCGGGGCTCTTCGCCGCCAGCGCCGCGCGCTCCGCGTCCGCGTCCCCGAACAACCGTGCCTTCTCGGCCATCATCCAGTGTTCGGCGGTGGCGTAGCGGACCTCACCCACGGTGAAGGGCGCGGGCCACCACTGACTGAGGCAGCTCGGGCCGAGCGTCCCGTCGGGCCGGGGCGCGTGTCCCCAGAACGGCAGATACTTGACTCGTTCACCCCTGTTGACCTGCTTGATCAGTCCGTCGATCTTCTCCATGCACGCGAGTCTGACAGCCGCCACGGACACTTCGTACGGGATTTGAGGTCCTCCTCGACACATGGTCGACCGATTCCGTCGCGTAATCAAAAGGCAACAACGGAATCACTTGGCGGAGGGCAGCCCCTCTGCCAGGATCGGCACTCAATTCGAGCTGTAGCTACGGAGAGCGCGATGGGCAACCGCTTCCAGGTCAAAGACCGATTCGCAGACGGCGCGCAATACATCGACGGCCGGCTGAGAGCCGGTACCTCGGGCGCGTCACACACCGTCGTCGACCCGGCCACCGGCCACGAGGTCCTCACTTACGAACTGGCGAGCACGGCCGATGTCGACGAGGCCGTCGCCGCCGCCAAGCGGGCCTTCCCCGGCTGGTCCGGGGCCACCCCGGGCGAGCGCTCGGACGCCCTGCACCGGCTGGCCGGCGTACTGGCCGAGCAGGCCGCGGACTTCGCCTTCGCGGAGTCCCTGCAGTGCGGCAAGCCGGTGAAACTGTCCACGGAGTTCGACGTACCGGGGACCATCGACAACACCGCCTTCTTCGCGGGCGCCGCGCGGCACCTCCAGGGGCAGGCCGCCGCCGAGTACTCGGGGGACCACACCTCTGCCGTGCGCCGCGAGGCGATCGGCGTGGTCGGCTCCATCGCCCCCTGGAACTATCCGCTCCAGATGGCGGCCTGGAAGATCCTCCCGGCGATCGCCGCGGGCAACACGATCGTCCTGAAGCCGGCCGAGCTGACCCCGCTGACCTCGCTGATGTTCGCCCAGGCGGCCCAGCTGGCCGGGATCCCCGACGGCGTGATCAACATCGTCACCGGCGCGGGCCGCACCGCGGGCGAGCACCTCGTGGGCCACCCCGACGTGGTCATGACCTCCTTCACCGGCTCCACCGGGGTCGGCAAGCGGGTCGCCGAGATCGCCACCGCCACCGTCAAGCGGCTCCACCTGGAGCTGGGCGGCAAGGCCCCCTTCCTGGTCTTCGACGACGCGGACCTGGAAGCGGCGGCGCACGGTGCGGTCGCCGCCTCGCTGATCAACACCGGCCAGGACTGCACGGCGGCCACCCGCGCCTACGTCCAGCGCCCGCTGCACGACGCCTTCGTCGCCCGGGTGGCCGAACTGATGGAGACCGTCCGGCTCGGGGACCCCTTCGACCCCTCCACCGACCTGGGCCCGCTCGTCTCGCACGCGCAGCGCGACCGGGTCGCCGGTTTCGTCGAGCGCGCCCGCGGCTACGCCACGGTCGTCACCGGTGGCGAGATCCCGGGCGGGGACCTCGCCGACGGCGCCTACTACCGGCCCACCCTGATCTCCGGAGCGGCCCAGGACAGCGAGGTCGTGCAGTGCGAGATCTTCGGCCCGGTGCTCGTGGTCCTGCCCTTCGACAGTGACGACGAGGGCATCGCGCTGGCCAACGACACCCCGTACGGCCTCGCGGCCTCCGCCTGGAGCCGCGACGTCTACCGGGCCGGCCGGGCCACCCGCGAGCTGAAGGCGGGCTGCGTCTGGGTCAACGACCACATTCCGATCATCAGCGAAATGCCCCACGGGGGCTACAAGGCCAGCGGTTTCGGAAAGGACATGAGCGCCTACTCCTTCGAGGAGTACACGCAGGTCAAGCACATCATGTACGACATCACCGCGGTCGCCGAGAAGGACTGGCACCGCACGATCTTCGGGGACAGATAACCATCGCTGCCTGACCAGCGGCCCACCCCTCCCGAAAGGGCACAGCTCATGGAGCAGTTCGAGCCCGACCGCCTCTCGGCGGCGCAGCTCGCCGCGATGCGGCGCAGTCTCACCAGCGGGCGCGGCGCCCTGACCCGCCGTTCGCTGCTGCGTGCCTCCGGTGTCGGAGCGCTCACCCTCGGCGGCCTCTCGGCGCTGAGCGCCTGTGGCATCCCGCCCGCCAAGCGGGCCGGGACCGGCGAACAGGCGGCCTCGGACGACCACTCGGCCCAGGAGAAGGAGATCAACTTCTCCAACTGGACCGAGTACATGGACACCAGTGACGACCAGAAGACCCGTCCCACGCTGGACGAGTTCACCAAGCGCACCGGCATCAAGGTCAAGTACTCCGAGGACATCAACGACAACGTCGAGTTCTTCGGCAAGATCCGCCCCCAGCTCGCGGCCGGCCAGGACACCGGCCGCGACCTGATCGTCGTCACCGACTGGCTGGCCGCGCGCATCATCCGGCTCGGCTGGGCGCAGAAGCTCGACCCCGCACTGCTCCCGCACGCCTTCGCGAACCTGTCCCCGCAGTTCCGCAGCCCCGACTGGGACCCGGGCCGTTCCTACAGCTACCCCTGGACCGGCATCTCCACCGTCATCGCCTACAACGCCAAGGCCACCGACGGCAAGAAGGTCGACTCCGTCACCCAGCTCCTGGACGACCCCACGCTCAAGGGCCGGGTGGGCTTCCTCACCGAGATGCGCGACAGCGTCGGCATGACCCTCCTCGACCAGGGCAAGGACCCGGCGAACTTCACCACCGCGGACTTCGACGGCGCCATCGGCCGGCTCCAGAAGGGCGTGGACAGCAAGCAGATCCGCCGCTTCACCGGCAACGACTACACGGCGGACCTCGACAAGGGCGACATCGCGGCCTGCCTCGCCTGGGCGGGCGACATCATCCAGCTCCAGGCGGGCAACCCCGACATCAAGTACGCGATCCCCGCGGCCGGTTACATCACCTCCAGCGACAACATGCTGGTCCCGGCCCACGCCCGGCACAAGGCGAACGCCGAGAAGCTCATGGACTACTACTACGAGCTGCCCGTCGCCGCCCAGCTGGCCGCGTACATCAGTTACGTCTGCCCCGTCGAAGGCGTCAAGGACGATCTCGCCAAGATCAACCCGGCGCTCGCGGACAACACCCTGATCGTCCCGGACAAGGCGATGACCGCCAAGTCCCACGCCTTCCGTTCCCTCAGCAGTGAGGAAGAGACGGCGTACGAGGAGAAGTTCACCAAGCTCATCGGCGCCTAGCCGACCGCGCCTCCGGCCGACCCGCAGGTCCGGCCCCTGGCTCCCGTTCCGGCCCCTTGACCGCACCCAACTCCGGGATCCCTCCATGACTGACAAGACCGAGGGCGGCGACGTCCGCCTCACCGGGATCAGCAAGCACTACGGCTCCTTCACCGCCGTGCACCCGCTCGATCTCACCATCCCCCAGGGCTCCTTCTTCGCCCTGCTCGGCGCCTCCGGCTGCGGGAAGACCACCACCCTGCGGATGATCGCCGGACTGGAGGAGCCCTCGACCGGTACGGTCCACCTCGGCGACACCGCCGTCACGCACCTCCCGCCGTACAAGCGCCCGGTGAACACCGTCTTCCAGAGCTACGCGCTCTTCCCCCACCTCGACGTCACCGAGAACATCGCCTTCGGGCTGCGCCGCCGCGGCATCAAGTCCGTGAAGAAGCAGGTCGACGACATGCTGGAACTGGTCCAGCTCGGCCAGTTCGCCCAGCGCAAGCCGCACCAGCTCTCCGGCGGCCAGCAGCAGCGCGTCGCCGTCGCCCGCGCCCTGATCAACCACCCCCAGGTGCTCCTCCTCGACGAGCCGCTCGGCGCCCTCGACCTCAAGCTGCGCCGCCAGATGCAGCTGGAACTCAAGCGCATCCAGACCGAGGTGGGCATCACCTTCGTCCACGTCACGCACGACCAGGAAGAGGCCATGACCATGGCCGACACGGTCGCCGTGATGAACGGCGGCCGGGTCGAGCAGCTCGGCGCCCCCGCCGAGCTGTACGAGAACCCGCGCACCACCTTCGTCGCCAACTTCCTCGGCACCTCCAACCTCATCGAGGCCGAGGTCCTGGAGAGCAGCGCCGCCGACATCACCGTCAGCTCGGCCGGAACCAAGCTCAGGCTGCCCGCGGCGCGATGTTCGACCACGCCCCGCACCGGCGGAAAGCTGCTGGTCGGCGTGCGTCCCGAGAAGATCTCCCTGGCCCACGCGGACGAGGAGCACACCATCGCGGCCGGCCGCAACAAGGTCCCCGGCCGGATCGTCGACTCCTCCTTCATCGGGGTCTCCACGCAGTTCATCATCGACAGCCCGGTCTGCCCCGAGCTGGAGGTCTACGCCCAGAACATCGAGCGGGACGCGCGCCTGGCCCCCGGCGCCGAGGTGATCCTCCACTGGAACCCCGAGCACACCTTCGGCCTCGACGCGGACCAGGACATCGACGCGGGCGCGCTGACGGTGGAGGAGGGGGTATGACCGCCACCGAAGCCCCGCCCCGGGCGGCCGCGGAGCCCCCGGTCCACAAGCCCTCCGTGCGCAAGCGGCTGATCCCGTACTGGCTGCTGCTCCCCGGCATCCTGTGGCTGCTCGTCTTCTTCGTCCTCCCGATGGTCTACCAGGCCTCCACCTCGGTGCAGACCGGTTCCCTGGAGGAGGGCTTCAAGGTCACCTGGCACTTCCAGACCTACTGGGACGCCTTCACCCAGTACTACCCGCAGTTCCTGCGCTCGCTGCTCTACGCGGGCACCGCGACCGCGCTGTGCCTGCTGCTCGGCTACCCGCTGGCCTACCTGATCGCCTTCCGGGCGGGACGTTGGCGCAATCTCCTGCTGATCCTGGTCATCGCGCCGTTCTTCACCAGCTTCCTGATCCGCACCCTGGCCTGGAAGACGATCCTGGCCGACGGCGGTCCGGTGGTCGGCGTCCTGAACAAGATCGGGTTCCTGGACGTCACCAGCTGGCTCGGGATGACCGAGGGCGACCGGGTGCTCGCCACGCCGCTCGCCGTGGTGTGCGGTCTGACGTACAACTTCCTCCCCTTCATGATCCTGCCGCTCTACACCTCGCTGGAGCGGATCGACACCCGCCTGCACGAGGCGGCCGGGGACCTGTACGCCCGCCCCTTCACCACCTTCCGCAAGGTCACCTTCCCGCTGTCGATGCCGGGCGTGGTCTCGGGGACCCTGCTCACCTTCATCCCGGCGAGCGGCGACTACGTCAACGCGGAACTGCTCGGCTCCACCGACACCCGCATGATCGGCAACGTGATCCAGTCGCAGTACCTGCGGATCCTCGACTATCCGACCGCGGCCGCGCTGTCCTTCATCCTCATGGCCATCGTGCTGGTCATGGTCACCGTCTACATCCGCCGAGCGGGAACGGAGGACCTGGTCTGATGAGCACTCTCTTCACCCGGCTCCGGCGCGATCTCGTGGTCATCGCGGGCCTCGGCACGCTCGCCTACCTGATCCTGCCCAACATCGTCGTCACGGTCTTCTCCTTCAACAACCCCACCGGGCGGTTCAACTACGCCTGGCAGGAGTTCTCGCTCGACGCCTGGAAGGACCCCTGCGGGGTCGCCGACATGTGCGGCTCCCTCTCGCTGTCCCTCCAGATCGCCGTGTGGGCCACCCTCGGCGCGACCGTCCTGGGCACGGCGATCGCCTTCGCCCTGGTCCGCTACCGGTTCCGGGCGCGCGGCGCGGTCAACTCGCTGATCTTCCTGCCCATGGCCATGCCCGAGATCGTGATGGCCGCCTCGCTGCTCGCGCTCTTCCTCAACATGGGCATCCAGCTGGGCTTCTGGACGATCCTGATCGCCCACATCATGTTCTGCCTCAGCTTCGTCGTCGCCGCCGTCAAGGCCCGTGTCCTGTCGATGGACCCGCGGCTGGAGGAGGCCGCCCGCGACCTCTACGCGGGACCCGTGCAGACCTTCGTGCGGGTCACCCTGCCGATCGCCGCCCCCGGCATCGCGGCGGGCGCGCTGCTCTCCTTCGCGCTCTCCTTCGACGACTTCATCATCACCAACTTCAACTCGGGCAACACCGTCACCTTCCCCATGTTCGTGTGGGGTTCGGCTCAGCGCGGTACGCCCGTGCAGATCAACGTCATCGGCACGGCGATGTTCGTCATCGCGGTGCTGGTGGTCCTCGCCGGCATGACGATCGGCAACCGCCGCAAGAAGGCCCAGCCCAAATAGGGCCCAGGCCACCTGAGGCGCAGTCCAAGTAACAGCATTCCGTAGGGAGTTGGAAGACATGGCCCCAGTTGCCATGCGCACCGCTGCACGATCCCTTTCCGAAGCACTGCCGGTCTCGTACTGGCTGGACGACCCCGGCAAGCCCGCCCCCGAGCCCGCCCTCACCGGCGACGAGCGCTGTGACCTGCTGGTCATCGGCGGCGGCTACAGCGGGCTGTGGACCGCGCTCATCGCCAAGGAGCGCGACCCCGGCCGGGACGTCGTCCTGATCGAGGGCCACGAGGCGGGCTGGGCCGCCTCGGGCCGCAACGGCGGCTTCTGCGCCGCCTCCCTCACCCACGGCCTCTCCAACGGGCTCGCCCGCTGGCCCGGCGAACTCGCGAAGCTGGAGGAGCTGGGCGCCCGCAACCTCGACGAGATCGAGGCCGCCGTCGCCCGCTACTCCATCGACTGCGACTTCGAACGCACCGGTGAGATCGACGTCGCCACCGAACCCCACCAGGTCGCGGAGCTGCGCGAACTCCACGAGGAAGCGAGCCGCCTCGGCCTCGCCGACGGCTCCGAATGGCTGGACCGCGACGCGCTGCGCGCCGAGGTCGACTCCCCGACCTTCCTCGGCGGCCTCTGGGACCGCGAGGGCGTGGCCATGCTGCACCCGGCCAAGCTTGCCTGGGGCCTCAAGCGGGCCTGCCTGGGCCTCGGCGTGCGGATCTACGAGAACACGCGCGGCCTGGACCTGACCGCCGCCGGCGCCGGGATGGCCGTACGCACCCCCTACGGGCGGATCTTCGCGCGCCGGGTGGCGCTCGGCACCAACATCTTCCCCAGCCTGGTCAAGCGGATCCGCCCGTTCACCGTGCCGGTCTACGACTACGCGCTGATGACCGAGCCGCTCAATGCCGAGCAGCTCGCCGCCATCGGCTGGAAGAACCGGCAGGGGCTCGGCGACAGCGCCAACCAGTTCCACTACTTCCGGATCACCTCCGACCACCGGATCCTGTGGGGCGGCTACGACGCCATCTACCCCTACGGCGGCAAGCTCGACGCGGCGCACGACCACCGCCCCGAGACCTACCTCAAGCTCGCGGAGCAGTTCTTCACCTGCTTCCCGCAGCTGGCGGGCCTGCGCTTCAGCCACGCGTGGGGCGGGGCGATCGACACCTGCTCGCGCTTCTCGGCGTTCTTCGGCACCGCGCACGCGGGCAAGGTGGCCTACGCCGCCGGGTTCACCGGGCTCGGAGTGGGGGCCACCCGCTTCGGCGCGGACGTGATGCTGGACCTGCTGGACGGCGTACGCGGGGAGCGCACCGGGCTGGAGATGGTGCGCAGCAAGCCGCTGCCGTTCCCGCCCGAGCCGTTCGCCTGGACCGGGATCGCGCTGACCAAGTGGTCGCTGGCGCGCTCCGACGCCCGGGGCGGGCACCGCAACCTCTGGCTCAAGACGCTGGACCGGTTCGGCCTCGGCTTCGACAGCTGATCACGCGCCCGGCGCACAACCGTCAGCGCCGTGTGACCCGCTTCACTACCAAGGAGTAACGGAACCCGCGTCATCATCGCCCCCGGCGCCGCTCTCTCCGGACGAGGACCTTCCTCGACGACGGAGCGATCGGAGGCCGGGCGATGACAGTCCCGGGGACCAAGACGGCAGTGGAGTGGCTGGTATCGGTGGCGCCGGACCCGGACGCCTGCCGGCGGGAATGGGAGCACAACCCCCTCGGGGTGACGCTGCTGCCCGCCGGACGGCGCTGGGACGTGCTGATCCTGCCGGGGGAGCTGGGCCAGGCCACCCTCGACGTCCTGAACCTGCTCATCGAGAAGCCCGGCCCGGTGCTCGCCGATTTCGGCGACGCCCGGCTGGGCTTCTTCGTGCCCGCGGGCACCGCCTCGCGCTGGCTCGGTACGGGCGTGCGCGGCGCCGGGCGCGGCACCTGGATCGTGGTCCCGTACCCGGGGCGGGCGACCGGCGGGGTGCGCTGGCTGGTGGTGCCGGACGGGCACGGCACGCTCACGGATCCGGCGGTGCTGGAGCTGGCGATGCACGAGGCGGCGGCGCAGGTGGCGGGGGCCGCGTCGGCGAAGGAGGGCCGCAAGCCTTGACAAGAGCATTGGTCTGGACCATCTTGAGCGCCGCGACACCCCCCACACCCCTCCATCCCCCCATGCACCGGAGGCAGTTGTGCGCAGAAGACTGTCCGTACTTACGGCCACCGCCCTGGCGGTGGCCGGTCTGCTGACCGCGGGGCCGCCCGCCGCGGCCGCTGACGCCGATCTCGCCCGCAACGGCGGCTTCGAGTCCGGCCTCGACGGCTGGAACTGCTCGGCGGGCAGCGGAGCCGTCGTCACCAGCCCCGTCCACGGCGGGAGTTCCGCCCTCAAGGCCACCCCGGCGGGCCAGGACTTCGCCCAGTGCGCCCAGAGCGTCACCGTCAAGCCGGACTCCGCGTACACGCTCGGCGCCTGGGTGCAGGGCGGGTACGCCTACCTCGGCGCGACCGGGACCGGCACCACCGACGTGTCCACCTGGACCCAGTCCCCGGGCGCCTGGAAGCGGCTGACCACCACCTTCCGCACCGGCCCCGCCACCACCTCGGTGACGGTCTGGACCCACGGCTGGTACGGCCAGGGGCCCGTCCTCACCGACGACCTCAGCCTGGTCGGCCCCGACCCCGGCGGCACCGGCCAGCCGCAGCTCCCGGCCGCCCCCACCGGCCTGACCGCGTCCGGCGCCACCGCGAACTCCCTGACCCTGTCCTGGTCGGCCGTTGCCGGAGCCACCGGGTACACCCTCTACCGGGACGGCGCGGCGCCGCTCGCGGTCACCGGGACCTCGGCGACCGTCACGGGTCTGGCCGCGTCCACGACGTACTCCTTCCAGGTCAGCGCCAAGAACGCGGCGGGCGAGTCCCCGCGCGGCGCGGCCGTCTCGGCGAGCACCACCACCGGCGGCGGGAACCCCGGCACCCCGGGCCTGCCCGCCCACGCCCTGGTCGGCTACCTCCACGCGAGCTTCGCCAACGGCTCCGGCTACCTCAAGATGGCCGACGTACCCGCCTCCTGGGACGTCATCGACCTCGCCTTCGGCGAACCGACCTCGGTGACCTCGGGCGACATCCGCTTCCAGCTCTGCCCGGTCAGCGAGTGCCCGGGCGTGGAGAGCCCCGCCGAGTTCAAGGCGGCGATCAAGGCCAGACAGGCGGCGGGCAAGAAGGTGCTGATCTCCATCGGCGGCCAGAACGGCCAGGTCCAGCTCGCCACGACGGCCGCCCGGGACACCTTCGTCTCCTCCGTCAGCAAGATCATCGACGAATACGGGCTCAACGGCCTCGACATCGACTTCGAGGGCCACTCGCTCTCGCTGGCCACCGGTGACACCGACTTCCGCAGCCCCACCACCCCGGTGATCGTCAATCTGATCGCCGCGGTCAAGACCCTCAAGGCCAAGTACGGCCCGGCCTTCGTCCTGACCATGGCCCCCGAGACCTTCTTCGTCCAGCTCGGCTACCAGTACTACGGATCCGGCCCCTGGGGCGGCCAGGACCCGCGCGCCGGGGCCTACCTCCCGGTCATCCACGCCCTGCGCGACGACCTCACCCTGCTGCACGTCCAGGACTACAACTCGGGTTCCATCATGGGCCTCGACAACCAGTACCACTCGATGGGCGGCGCGGACTTCCACATCGCCATGACCGACATGCTGCTCACCGGCTTCCCCGTCGCGGGCGACACCGCGCGGGTCTTCCCGCCGCTGCGCCCGGACCAGATCGCCATGGGCCTCCCGGCCACCACCAACGCGGGCAACGGGTACACCGCGCCCGCCGAGGTGAACAAGGCCCTCGACTGCCTGACGAAGAAGACGAACTGCGGGAGCTACCAGACCCACGGCAGCCGGCCCGCGCTGCGCGGCCTGATGACCTGGTCGGTCAACTGGGACCGGTTCGGCGGCTGGGAGTTCTCGAAGAACTTCCACGCGTACTTCGGCTGACCGCACCGACCGCGCCCACGCAGAGCAGGAGCGGCAGACACAGCAGCCAGCTGGCCAGCACGTCGAGCGGCCAGTGGAACCCCCGCAGCACCAGACCGACGGCCGTGGCCCCCGCGAGCAGCAGGGCCGCGGCCGTCGGCCACGGGCGGCGGGCGTACGGACGTACGAGCAGGGCGGCGCCCAGGTAGGCGACGGCCGCGGTGGCGGTGTGGCCGGAGGGGAAGTACCCGGCGGCCCACGGCTCCAGCGGACCCGGCCGGGCGGTCCAGTCCTTGAGCGGTACGACCAGGGCCGGGACCAGGGCCATGGCGAGAGCGGCGGCGAGCGCGGGCCGCCACCGCCGGGAGCGCCGGACGGCGTACGCCATCGCCAGCACCAGGACCGGCACGGCGACCTGGACGTTGCCGAGGTCGGCGAGGCGTTCGGTGACCGCGTCGGGGACGGAGCGCACCACGGCGCGGCTGATCCGTTCGTCCGGGGTGAGCAGCGGGCCCGAGGCCAGCACCTGCCAGGTGATCAGCGCGAAGGCGGCCCACGATGCGGCGCCGAGGGCGCACAGGGCGCGCGGCGAGAGGGGGCGCGGGGCGCGGGGGAACCGAATGGCCGGCCGTCCCGGAACAGGGGGGGTGGTTCCGGGGCGGCCGCCCGGACCGGGTTGCCGTCCACCCCGGGGGGTGTGGAGTGAACGGCTGTCCGATCGGTGAGGAGTGTGCGCGAACGCATGCCCGGTACGGCGCTGGGGAAGCCCGTTGCCGGGGTCGCCCGTGGAATTTCGCGGGCGGGCTGTTTCACTCATCTGCAGAAACCGTACGGCAGCGAAAGGGGGACCGACAGCGAGAACGCGCTCCCGCCATCGGCCCCCCACACCTTCTTCACAGTGCCCGACCGTTACCGCCGGTATCGATCGAGCAGGGGATCGAGCGCCGTGCTCGGGTGTTCGCCCGAGCGCTCGCGACGCCCTCCCCGGGAGTCGTCCGGACCGTCTCAGACGGCCGTGAACGCGCCCTCGATGATGTCCAGGCCCTCGTTCAGCAGGTCCTCGCCGATCACGATCGGGGGCAGGAAGCGCAGCACGTTGCCGTAGGTGCCGCAGGTGAGGACCAGCAGGCCCTCGGCGTGGCAGGCCTTGGCGAGCGCGCCCGCGGCGGCCGCGTTCGGCTCCTTGGTCGCGCGGTCGGTCACCAGCTCGATCGCGATCATCGCACCGCGGCCGCGGATGTCGCCGATGATGTCGAACTTCTCCGCCATCGCCGTCAGACGGGCCTTCATCACGGACTCGATCTTCTTCGCCTTGGCGTTGAGGTCGAGCTCCTTCATCGTCTCGATGGAACCGAGCGCACCGGCGCAGGCCACCGGGTTGCCGCCGTAGGTGCCGCCCAGGCCGCCCGCGTGCGCGGCGTCCATGATCTCGGCGCGGCCGGTCACGGCGGCGAGCGGCAGACCGCCCGCGATGCCCTTGGCGGTGGTGATCAGGTCCGGGACGATGCCCTCGTCCTCGCACGCGAACCACTGGCCGGTGCGGCAGAAGCCGGACTGGATCTCGTCGGCGACGAAGACGATGCCGTTGTCGTTGGCGAACTTCACGATCGCGGGCAGGAAGCCCTTGGCCGGCTCGATGAAGCCGCCCTCGCCGAGCACCGGCTCGATGACCATCGCGGCGACGTTCTCGGCGCCGATCTGCTTGACGATCTGGTCGATCGCCTGCGCGGCGGCCTCGGGGCCGCAGTTCTCGCCGCCGGTCGGCCAGCGGTAGCCGTAGGCGACCGGGACGCGGTAGACCTCGGGCGCGAACGGACCGAAGCCCTGCTTGTACGGCATGTTCTTCGCCGTCATGCCCATGGTCAGGTTGGTGCGGCCGTGGTAGCCGTGGTCGAAGACGACGACGGCCTGGCGCTTGGTGTACGAACGGGCGATCTTGACCGCGTTCTCGACGGCCTCGGCGCCCGAGTTGAACAGGGCCGACTTCTTGGCGTGGTCACCCGGCGTCAGCTCGGCCAGCGCCTCGCAGACCTCGACGTACCCCTCGTACGGCGTGACCATGAAACAGGTGTGCGTGAAGTCGGCGAGCTGCGCGGAGGCGCGGCGCACGACGGCCTCGGCGGAGGCGCCGACCGAGGTCACGGCGATGCCGGAACCGAAGTCGATCAGACGGTTGCCGTCGACGTCCTCGATGATGCCGCCGCCCGCGCGGGCCGTGAAGACGGGGAGCACGGAGCCCACGCCACCGGCCACCGTCCGGAGGCGGCGGGCCTGCAGCTCCTGCGACTTGGGGCCGGGGATCGCGGTGACGATGCGGCGCTCCTGCGGGACAGCGGTCATAGGGGGCTCCTGGGGGGTGTTTTCGGACGCACTTGTGTCTTTGTCCGCAGGCTAGGCCCGGGGGAGGGGGTACGGCATGCTCCGAACGGGAGTGGTCCCCGCGTGTCCTTGTCCGTGGCGGCCATAGGAGGGATCCGGGACGTGTCTCGTGGATCATGACGGGGTACGGGCCGCGGGCCACCCCCGGCGACTAGATTGAGCGCGCGCACGGCACGCAGTGCGGCGAACGGGCAGGGGGCTTGGGGTTCATGGACACCGACGGGACGCACGGCGCGCACGGTGCGTACGACACACCCGATCCGGGCGCGGCACCCGATCCGGGCGCGCCCCAGGTCCCCCGGCCCGCCGGCCCGCCCCCGCCCCTTCCCAAGGCGCTCCCGCCGCGCCCGGCCGCGGCCCCGACGCCGCCGCCCGTGCCCGGGTACGCGCCCGCGCCGACCGGGGCCGGCGGTGTCGGCGGGGCCGGCGGGGCCCACCCGGCTCCCGGCGCACCCGTCTCACCCTTCACCGCGTGGCTGCGCGTCCCCCGGCCGATCGCGGAGCCGGGCGTCTGGCGCTACGGCCACGTCCCGGTCGCACCGAAGCCCGCCGGATCCGACCGGTCGCTGCTCACCCGCGTCGTGGTCGCCTTCCTCGTCTTCTTCGTGTGCTGGCAGGCCTTCCTCGACGGGAAGCTCCCCTTCCTCGGGGCTCCCCTCTACTACTTCACCCCCGACAGCTGGTGGACCCGGGGCCTCGTGTCCGTCCCCACCGACCACCGGGGCGAGGCGGCGCTGGAGGTCTACGAGCTGCTGGCCACCGTGGGCCTGTTCCTCGGCTTCGCCAAGATCGGCGGCTGGCGCGCGGCCTTCGACCGGCTGATC
This is a stretch of genomic DNA from Streptomyces sp. NBC_00536. It encodes these proteins:
- the gabT gene encoding 4-aminobutyrate--2-oxoglutarate transaminase — protein: MTAVPQERRIVTAIPGPKSQELQARRLRTVAGGVGSVLPVFTARAGGGIIEDVDGNRLIDFGSGIAVTSVGASAEAVVRRASAQLADFTHTCFMVTPYEGYVEVCEALAELTPGDHAKKSALFNSGAEAVENAVKIARSYTKRQAVVVFDHGYHGRTNLTMGMTAKNMPYKQGFGPFAPEVYRVPVAYGYRWPTGGENCGPEAAAQAIDQIVKQIGAENVAAMVIEPVLGEGGFIEPAKGFLPAIVKFANDNGIVFVADEIQSGFCRTGQWFACEDEGIVPDLITTAKGIAGGLPLAAVTGRAEIMDAAHAGGLGGTYGGNPVACAGALGSIETMKELDLNAKAKKIESVMKARLTAMAEKFDIIGDIRGRGAMIAIELVTDRATKEPNAAAAGALAKACHAEGLLVLTCGTYGNVLRFLPPIVIGEDLLNEGLDIIEGAFTAV